The following coding sequences are from one Anabaena sphaerica FACHB-251 window:
- a CDS encoding polyketide synthase — translation MEKIAIIGLSCLFPDANNPEQFWQNLSKEKDSTSDISVADLGLDPSIFYDSTKGKPEKFYFLKGGFIRNFDFNPSEYNLPAEFVQSLDNTFKWSLYAAKQAIVNSGYWGNESALSKCGVILGTLALPTKASNQLFAPIYQQTIEPAIGELLQEKDFRLGGSLTTAKASPYNAMVSGLPAAIISRAFALSGTHLCIDAACSSSFYAIKLASHYLQSGKADVMLAGAISCSDPLFLRMLFSGIQGYPENGISRPLDKASRGLITSEGIGMVMLKRYSDAVRDGDKILATICGNGLSNDGKGKHLLSPNAQGQTLAYQRAYAEAELDPQTIDYLECHATGTLLGDTTESNSVQGFFGQNQAPPLVGSTKNNVGHLLVAAGMVGITKTILSMSHNVIPATINVSEPMGSENNVVSPQNIVRTATTWPSKGTKHVALSAFGFGGTNSHLILEQGEVSK, via the coding sequence GTGGAAAAAATAGCCATCATTGGATTATCATGCCTCTTTCCAGATGCCAATAATCCTGAACAATTTTGGCAGAATCTCAGCAAAGAAAAAGACTCAACCTCTGATATTAGCGTAGCCGATTTAGGTTTAGATCCTAGCATATTCTACGATTCTACCAAAGGCAAACCGGAAAAATTCTACTTTCTCAAAGGTGGATTTATTCGGAACTTTGATTTTAATCCTAGCGAGTACAATTTACCTGCGGAATTTGTACAAAGCTTAGATAATACATTTAAATGGTCACTGTATGCAGCTAAACAAGCAATTGTTAACAGTGGCTATTGGGGAAATGAATCTGCACTCTCAAAATGTGGCGTAATTTTAGGAACTCTGGCTTTACCAACCAAAGCATCTAATCAATTGTTTGCTCCCATTTATCAGCAAACTATTGAACCTGCTATTGGTGAACTTCTACAGGAAAAAGATTTCCGTTTAGGTGGTTCATTAACCACAGCCAAAGCATCACCATATAATGCGATGGTTTCTGGTTTACCTGCTGCCATAATTTCCCGTGCCTTTGCGCTTTCTGGAACTCATTTATGTATAGATGCTGCCTGTTCATCATCATTTTATGCCATTAAATTAGCATCCCATTATTTGCAATCTGGCAAAGCTGATGTGATGTTAGCTGGTGCTATTAGTTGCTCAGACCCGTTGTTTTTAAGAATGTTATTTTCGGGTATTCAAGGATATCCAGAAAATGGCATTAGTCGTCCTCTTGATAAAGCATCACGCGGGTTAATTACCTCCGAAGGCATAGGAATGGTAATGCTCAAAAGATACAGTGATGCTGTTAGAGATGGAGACAAAATTTTAGCAACAATTTGCGGTAATGGTTTATCTAATGATGGTAAAGGTAAGCACCTCCTCAGTCCTAATGCTCAAGGACAAACTCTTGCATACCAAAGAGCTTATGCTGAGGCAGAACTTGACCCCCAAACAATTGATTATTTAGAGTGTCACGCTACCGGCACTCTGTTAGGAGATACCACCGAATCTAACTCTGTTCAAGGCTTTTTTGGTCAAAACCAAGCCCCACCTTTGGTGGGTTCAACTAAAAATAACGTCGGTCATTTACTCGTTGCTGCCGGCATGGTGGGGATAACAAAGACGATTTTAAGTATGTCTCATAATGTTATTCCAGCAACCATTAATGTCAGTGAACCTATGGGTTCTGAAAATAATGTGGTTTCGCCTCAAAACATTGTCAGAACCGCCACAACTTGGCCGAGTAAAGGAACTAAACACGTAGCTTTAAGCGCATTTGGATTTGGTGGAACAAACTCTCATTTAATTCTGGAACAGGGGGAAGTCAGCAAATGA
- a CDS encoding SDR family NAD(P)-dependent oxidoreductase produces MTATLQVNPSSVFVVSGGAKGITAQCTIKLAQHHPCKFILLGRSEITPEPEYARDCLEDAALKKRIMENLISQGEKPTPMMVQKIFNEINSSREIKQTLAAIQAAGAKAEYISVDVTDTLALKEKLHAVAQKFGHITGIIHGAGNLADKLIEKKTSEDFEKVYTAKVQGLQNLLNSINPQQLQHLVLFSSVTGFYGNIGQSDYAIANEILNKSAHQFKKNYPQSHVVAINWGGWDSGMVTPQLKKAFAERGIDIIPVEIGTQMLVNELHPAYQNSSQVVIGSPMNLPPTPLEPELKSHRIRRRMTLAENPFLYDHTIAGAQVLPATCAMSWMIHACEEIYPGYRYLNCREFKVLKGITFNATLADEYILEIQELSKANGEYIEFQAKILSKNPQGKTHYHFSAIVKVVGKMPEAPIYEAMNLVEDNIITTTGKGFYQNGDSSLFHGPAFQEITRVLNVNSHKITVECCWQEISAQQQGQFPVKWHNPYTTDISTQSLWIWLNHCHQEVCLPGQLTYSEQFLAVPCNSPFYVSCEIENKTDTGATANFILHSREGRIYSRILGAKAVIWPMKMLNKK; encoded by the coding sequence ATGACAGCAACACTTCAAGTTAATCCATCATCTGTCTTCGTTGTCAGTGGTGGAGCAAAGGGAATCACTGCACAATGCACAATTAAATTAGCACAACATCACCCTTGTAAATTCATTCTCTTAGGTCGTTCCGAAATCACTCCAGAACCAGAATATGCACGTGATTGTTTAGAAGATGCAGCCTTGAAAAAACGCATCATGGAAAATTTGATTTCTCAAGGTGAGAAACCAACACCCATGATGGTGCAGAAGATATTTAATGAAATTAATTCCAGTCGGGAAATTAAGCAGACTTTAGCAGCAATTCAAGCAGCAGGTGCAAAGGCTGAATATATTAGCGTTGATGTGACTGATACATTAGCATTGAAAGAAAAACTTCATGCGGTTGCTCAGAAGTTTGGTCACATTACAGGCATTATTCACGGTGCGGGTAACTTAGCTGATAAGTTAATTGAGAAGAAAACATCTGAAGATTTTGAAAAGGTTTACACTGCCAAAGTGCAAGGATTACAAAATCTCCTTAATAGTATTAATCCTCAGCAATTACAGCATTTAGTTTTGTTTTCTTCCGTGACTGGTTTTTATGGGAATATTGGACAAAGTGATTATGCCATAGCTAACGAAATTCTCAATAAATCAGCCCACCAATTTAAGAAAAATTATCCGCAATCTCATGTAGTTGCAATTAATTGGGGTGGTTGGGATAGTGGTATGGTAACACCACAACTAAAAAAAGCATTTGCCGAAAGAGGAATTGATATTATTCCTGTAGAAATAGGCACACAAATGTTAGTTAATGAACTACATCCAGCCTATCAAAATTCTTCTCAAGTTGTGATAGGTAGTCCCATGAATCTACCACCAACACCATTAGAACCAGAGCTAAAAAGTCATCGCATTAGACGACGGATGACATTAGCAGAAAACCCCTTTTTGTATGATCATACCATAGCCGGGGCGCAAGTATTACCAGCCACCTGTGCTATGTCTTGGATGATTCATGCTTGTGAAGAGATTTATCCAGGTTATCGCTACTTAAATTGTAGAGAATTTAAGGTTTTGAAAGGAATTACCTTTAATGCAACTCTCGCAGATGAATATATTCTAGAAATTCAAGAACTCTCCAAAGCCAATGGTGAATATATTGAATTTCAAGCCAAGATATTGAGTAAAAACCCTCAAGGTAAAACTCATTATCACTTCTCTGCTATCGTCAAGGTAGTGGGAAAAATGCCAGAAGCACCCATATATGAAGCAATGAATCTGGTAGAAGATAATATCATTACTACTACAGGTAAAGGATTTTATCAAAATGGGGATTCATCCTTATTTCATGGGCCAGCATTTCAGGAAATCACCAGAGTATTAAATGTTAACTCTCACAAAATAACAGTCGAGTGTTGTTGGCAAGAAATCTCCGCACAACAACAAGGACAATTCCCTGTAAAATGGCACAATCCTTATACAACCGACATCAGTACACAATCACTTTGGATTTGGTTAAATCACTGTCATCAAGAAGTATGTTTGCCAGGACAATTAACATATTCCGAACAATTTTTAGCTGTACCTTGTAACTCACCCTTTTATGTATCTTGTGAAATCGAAAATAAGACAGATACTGGAGCAACTGCTAATTTTATTCTGCACAGTCGTGAAGGAAGAATATACTCACGTATCTTAGGTGCAAAAGCAGTAATTTGGCCAATGAAAATGTTAAACAAGAAGTAA
- a CDS encoding PfaB family protein has protein sequence MSIQENKTAKMAIVGMDAFFGECNGLDAFESSIYDGKQHFIPLPEKRWHGINEQEKLLQGYGLEAGTAPNGAYIAEFEVDTLAYKIPPNEVEKLNPQQTLLLKVCDRALKDGKIQPNSNVAVIIAADTELSVHQLQQRWNSSWQLKDGLNGAEIALSPEKITQLETIVKDSIHHQVDIGEYLSYVGNIMASRISSLWNFSGPSFTISAVETAAFKALELAQMLLATGEVEAVVIGAVDLAGGVENVLLRSQFSNINTGINTLSFDQKAEGWNVGEGAGAVVLQRHDTALQNNQRIYAVIDGISIGQSSSMAIDSETINQVCKQAFQQAGIQPTEVNYLEVCGSGIPHEDEAEINGILQAYPPVGDGLHCAIGSIKANIGHTFVASGIASLIKTALSLYYKYIPATPNWSGVKTPQLWEGSPFYVATESRPWFLQKEVKCRISAINSIGCDGSFAHVILSEETQQEERSSRYLESRPFNLFPIAGDDQSSLFSALDHLQQAIENAECLKTTASQTFIKFQQNPDAKYTLSITGRTQKELLKEINSAKKGVTNAFANGKDWLTPIGSYFTPKPLGKNGEIAFVYPAAVNTYVGIGRTLFRLFPKAFDDVIVKSLYKRAADVEKLVFPRSLGKLTTRELETLEKKLLDDSLAMFEAEMLFTRFITTIISDDFQIKPKYIFGYSLGETSMMVAQGVWSNFYQGSNTFNSSALFGDRLSGQKNAVREYWGLPKNSATYDNNLWSNYVLIASPEQVRETLKGENRVYLTQINTPEEVLIAGEPAACERVIKKLGCNAFPAPFDHVIHAPAMQSEYPELFRLNNLPAQKIPGVTCYSAAEYQPITLESEVIAHNIAKGLCQELDFPRLVNRVYQDGAKVFIEAGAGGICSRWIDKILGNQEHITVSLNRRGIDDHTSIVKALAKLLSHRVKLNLSPLYNLSSATGKQNKAALRKVTLGGKSMAATILSAENRQLFQKNHHQKQPQRIPNYREYKIINSLKPQIKIPPSEIYPQLEKQTMKTIMDNGFKLKEELNSSELTCTQKPTHQKNTNKIQMNNLKIDQYQKLSTNNSKLTKAHTSFLQARQDFSQQMSQIIQLQLACAQNLLNQEK, from the coding sequence ATGAGTATTCAAGAAAATAAGACCGCAAAAATGGCAATTGTCGGCATGGATGCTTTTTTTGGTGAATGTAATGGATTAGATGCTTTTGAGAGCAGTATATATGACGGAAAACAGCATTTTATTCCTTTGCCAGAAAAAAGATGGCATGGTATCAATGAACAAGAAAAGTTACTGCAAGGGTATGGTTTAGAAGCAGGAACAGCACCAAACGGCGCGTACATTGCCGAATTTGAAGTTGACACTTTAGCTTATAAAATCCCTCCCAACGAAGTTGAAAAACTCAACCCCCAGCAAACGTTATTATTAAAAGTGTGCGATCGCGCCCTCAAAGATGGTAAAATTCAACCTAACAGTAATGTAGCCGTAATTATTGCCGCAGATACAGAATTATCTGTACACCAGCTACAACAACGGTGGAATTCATCTTGGCAACTTAAAGACGGTTTAAATGGGGCAGAAATTGCCTTATCACCCGAAAAAATTACCCAATTAGAAACCATAGTTAAAGATAGTATTCACCACCAAGTTGATATTGGTGAATATCTCAGTTATGTCGGCAACATTATGGCCAGTCGCATTTCTTCTCTATGGAATTTCTCTGGACCTTCCTTCACTATTAGTGCTGTAGAAACTGCAGCTTTTAAAGCCTTAGAATTAGCACAAATGCTACTAGCTACCGGGGAGGTGGAAGCAGTAGTGATTGGTGCAGTTGACTTAGCTGGTGGTGTAGAAAACGTTTTACTTCGCAGTCAATTTAGCAACATAAATACAGGGATAAATACCTTAAGTTTTGACCAAAAAGCCGAAGGTTGGAATGTAGGAGAAGGTGCAGGTGCAGTAGTTTTGCAAAGACATGATACAGCATTGCAAAATAATCAACGCATCTATGCAGTAATTGATGGTATCAGTATCGGTCAATCTTCCTCAATGGCCATAGATAGTGAGACAATCAACCAAGTCTGTAAACAGGCATTTCAACAAGCAGGAATTCAACCCACAGAAGTCAACTATTTAGAAGTCTGCGGTAGTGGTATTCCCCACGAAGACGAAGCCGAAATTAACGGTATTCTCCAAGCTTATCCCCCCGTTGGTGATGGTTTGCACTGTGCTATTGGTAGCATCAAAGCCAATATTGGTCATACTTTCGTTGCTTCAGGAATAGCCAGTTTAATCAAAACTGCCCTGAGTCTTTACTATAAATATATACCTGCAACCCCCAACTGGTCTGGTGTAAAAACACCGCAACTATGGGAAGGAAGCCCTTTCTATGTCGCTACCGAGTCCAGACCTTGGTTTTTGCAAAAAGAAGTCAAATGCAGAATTTCAGCCATTAATAGTATTGGTTGTGACGGTTCATTTGCTCACGTTATTTTATCAGAAGAAACCCAACAAGAAGAACGCAGCAGTAGATATTTAGAGTCAAGACCATTTAATCTTTTCCCTATCGCTGGTGATGATCAGTCTAGCTTATTCTCCGCGCTGGATCACTTGCAACAAGCAATTGAAAATGCTGAATGTTTGAAAACAACTGCCAGTCAAACATTTATTAAATTTCAGCAAAATCCTGATGCAAAATATACTCTATCTATCACCGGACGCACCCAAAAAGAACTACTCAAAGAAATCAACTCAGCCAAAAAAGGTGTAACTAATGCCTTTGCAAATGGCAAAGATTGGCTAACGCCCATTGGTAGTTATTTTACACCCAAACCACTAGGAAAAAATGGCGAAATAGCTTTTGTTTATCCTGCTGCTGTTAACACCTATGTAGGTATTGGTCGTACCTTATTCCGGCTATTTCCTAAAGCCTTCGATGATGTAATAGTCAAAAGTCTTTACAAACGTGCAGCCGATGTAGAGAAACTAGTATTTCCTAGAAGCCTGGGTAAATTAACCACCAGGGAACTAGAAACACTAGAAAAGAAATTGTTAGATGATTCTCTGGCCATGTTTGAAGCAGAAATGCTCTTTACCAGATTCATCACCACAATTATCAGCGATGACTTCCAAATTAAACCCAAATATATCTTTGGTTACAGCTTAGGTGAAACCAGCATGATGGTTGCCCAAGGGGTTTGGAGCAACTTCTATCAAGGGAGTAACACCTTCAACTCTTCCGCATTATTTGGTGATAGATTATCTGGACAAAAAAATGCAGTCAGAGAGTATTGGGGACTACCAAAAAATTCTGCAACGTATGATAATAATTTGTGGAGTAACTACGTTCTGATCGCCAGTCCCGAACAAGTCAGAGAAACTTTAAAAGGTGAAAATCGCGTCTACCTCACCCAGATTAACACACCAGAAGAAGTATTAATTGCCGGTGAACCAGCAGCTTGTGAGCGAGTGATTAAAAAACTGGGATGTAATGCTTTTCCCGCACCATTTGATCATGTAATTCATGCTCCAGCAATGCAGTCAGAATACCCAGAACTATTCAGACTCAACAACTTACCAGCACAAAAAATTCCTGGAGTTACCTGTTATTCTGCGGCTGAATATCAACCAATTACCTTAGAAAGTGAAGTAATTGCCCACAATATTGCCAAAGGATTATGTCAAGAATTAGACTTTCCCCGCTTAGTAAATCGCGTTTACCAAGACGGAGCAAAAGTATTTATTGAAGCAGGTGCAGGTGGAATCTGTTCACGTTGGATAGATAAAATTCTCGGCAACCAAGAACACATCACCGTATCCTTAAATCGTCGCGGCATAGATGACCATACATCTATTGTCAAAGCATTAGCAAAATTGCTCAGTCATCGAGTCAAATTAAACCTCTCTCCACTTTATAACCTATCCTCAGCAACAGGCAAACAGAATAAAGCAGCCCTGAGAAAAGTTACACTAGGCGGAAAATCCATGGCTGCTACAATTTTGAGTGCAGAAAACCGTCAGCTTTTCCAAAAGAATCACCATCAAAAGCAACCACAAAGAATTCCCAATTACCGAGAGTATAAAATCATCAATTCCCTAAAGCCACAAATCAAAATTCCCCCTAGTGAAATTTACCCTCAACTAGAAAAACAAACCATGAAAACTATCATGGATAACGGTTTTAAACTGAAAGAAGAATTAAACTCTTCTGAGTTAACCTGCACTCAAAAACCAACACATCAAAAAAACACCAACAAAATTCAGATGAACAATTTAAAAATAGATCAGTATCAAAAACTGAGTACCAACAACTCAAAATTAACAAAAGCACACACCAGCTTTCTACAAGCTAGACAAGATTTCAGTCAACAAATGAGCCAAATAATTCAACTCCAACTAGCTTGCGCTCAAAACCTACTCAACCAAGAAAAATAA